The DNA sequence CCTTCCCGAGGACCTTGGCGGCGATGATGCCGACCGTGGTGAGGGCGAGGATGGCCAGCAGCGCGGTGACGATGACGGTTTCGGTGGAGTAGCCTGCGTCGTCGCGAGCGCGGCGGCGTACGAGGTCGGCGTGGTCGCGCAGGACGGCGAGTGCCTGCAGGATCGGGTGCGGCATAGAGATCGTGCTCCGGTTTGGTGGCGATAGCGGCCATGGGGGCATGGTGGTCAGGTCATGGCGAGGACGTGCGCGAGGGCTGGGTAGCCGATGAGGAGCAGGAAAGCAGCGAAGAGGAGCACCACGGGCAGGGACATCTGTTCGGTGGCCGCTTGAGCTGCTCCGTCGGCTTCTGACAGGCGGCGGCGCCGCATGGCGCGGGCCTTCGCGGCGAGTGAGGCGCGTACTTTGGCGCCTTCGGTGCCGGCCAGGTTGAGCGTGGCGGCGAGTTCCGTCAGGTCGCTGACGCCCAGGTGCTGTCCGAGGTCTCCCAGGTGCTGCCAGGGGCTGGTCCGGGTGAGCTGGGCGACGTGCAGGGCGTGGCGGAGTTTGGATGCGGCCCAGCCGCGGGGGCCCTGGACGGCGTCGGCCAGGGCCTGCTGGATACCGGCCCCGCTGGCCAAAGCAATCACAGTCAGGTCGAGGATCAAGGTGAGCGTGTGCCGCATCTGGTCTCGACGTTCGGCTGCCTGCTTACGGACGGTGAGGTCCGGGAGGAAGAACAGCACGACAGCAAGGACGAGGGAGCCGGACAGCGGCATCCACCAGCCAGTGTCGATGCCCGCGCCGAAGCGGACCAGGGCCAGCGCGATCCAGGGTGTCAGCAGTCCCGCAGCGGCACAGGTTGCTTTGCCAGCCAGGTGTTTTTCCACATCCGTCCCGCAGACGACGAGGTCTGCGCGGAGGGTCGCGGTAGGGAAGCCGAGGGCCCGCACCAGGGGCACGGCTCTGCGGCCCAGGCGCGTTGCCCATTCCGTGTCCTCGTGCGGTGCGCCCGTCTCGGCCGGGGTTCCGGGCGTGCCGTCGAGGGAGGCAATCACGTCGGCGAGCGCGGGCCGAGGTGGGCGCAGTCCGTAAGCGAGGGCGACCAGTCCGGCGCCGAATGCGGCACCCAGCACGATGGTAATCACCGTGTCCTCCCCGCAGAGGTTGGCGCCTCGGCGAGGCTGTGGCCGATGAGGCGTACCGGTTCGTGGAGACGCCCGATGGCGGTTAGCCAGGCGAAGGAGGCGGCGAACAGAGCGCCGACCACTGCCAGGACCAGCTGGCCTGTGAGGGTATCGAAGGGGTCCAGATAGGGCCGGTTGAAGACGGTCAGGCCGACGGCCATGCCGAGGGTGACGGTCACAGTGACCCTGACGCCGGTGCGGATGCTGACGCGGCCGGCGTCGATGCGCTGGCGCATGGCTACCTGTTCGCGGACCGAATCGGCCAGTTCCCCCAGGAGCGCGGCGAGTTGGCTGGCCTGGCGTTCGGCGGCCGTCACCAAGGCGGCGACCACGATGTCGGCGAGCGGGTCATCCACCTCATCGGCGAAGGTCCGCAAGGCGACGGGCAGCGGCTGGGGGGATCGGATCGATGCGGCCAAGCAGTGCAGTTCTCGTTGCAGCGGTGCGGGAGCGATGGCGGCGGTGGTCAGGACAGCCTGTTCCAGTCCGGCAGCGGCGGAGAGAGTGTCGCGCAGCATCTCCGTCCACAGCGCGAGGGCTCCCATCCGCTCGGTCCGCGCAGCGGTGGCCCGGTCCAGTCCGAGGAGACCGGGAAGGGTGAGCAGTGCCGCGGTGGTCAGCACGGCAGCCACAGGCCATCTGGTCAACGCCCCCGTCGCCACTCCGGCTGTCAGGGCGATGGTGAGGCGGCGCCGGTTCCACCCGGACGGGAGGCGGCTGGCCATACGTTGCCGCCACCCATCGGTTCTGGCGTCGTGGGGAACGGGTCGGCGTAGCGCACCGGTAATGATCAGCAGGAGACCGGTACCGAAGAGGACACCGAGGATCGCGGCGACGACGCCCATTGCCTCACCCAGCCGCACGGTCATCGATCTGCTCCCCACCAGGTGAAGCCCGCCGCTTCGGCATCCAGCCCAGCCCCGATCAGGTCATGGAGTGTCTCGGCACGCAGGGGCGTGGCCGGGATGGCCCGGCCGTCCGGCCCGGGACGGTAGATCTCGTTCGAGACCAGCTGCGACCCGTCGGCGTCGACGACCTCGCGCACCGAGTCGATCACCCGCTTCCCCTCAGCGTCCCACCCCAGATGCACCACGAAGTGGACGGCGGACGCCACCAGCAGGTTGGTCGCCTCCAACGACAGGCGCTCCGGGGCTTGGGCGGCGTAGGCCGCGAGCTTGGTGAACACCCCGCGAGAGGTGGAAGCATGGATGGTGGACAGCGAGCCGTCGTTGCCCTGGCT is a window from the Streptomyces luomodiensis genome containing:
- a CDS encoding type II secretion system F family protein; its protein translation is MITIVLGAAFGAGLVALAYGLRPPRPALADVIASLDGTPGTPAETGAPHEDTEWATRLGRRAVPLVRALGFPTATLRADLVVCGTDVEKHLAGKATCAAAGLLTPWIALALVRFGAGIDTGWWMPLSGSLVLAVVLFFLPDLTVRKQAAERRDQMRHTLTLILDLTVIALASGAGIQQALADAVQGPRGWAASKLRHALHVAQLTRTSPWQHLGDLGQHLGVSDLTELAATLNLAGTEGAKVRASLAAKARAMRRRRLSEADGAAQAATEQMSLPVVLLFAAFLLLIGYPALAHVLAMT
- a CDS encoding type II secretion system F family protein; translation: MTVRLGEAMGVVAAILGVLFGTGLLLIITGALRRPVPHDARTDGWRQRMASRLPSGWNRRRLTIALTAGVATGALTRWPVAAVLTTAALLTLPGLLGLDRATAARTERMGALALWTEMLRDTLSAAAGLEQAVLTTAAIAPAPLQRELHCLAASIRSPQPLPVALRTFADEVDDPLADIVVAALVTAAERQASQLAALLGELADSVREQVAMRQRIDAGRVSIRTGVRVTVTVTLGMAVGLTVFNRPYLDPFDTLTGQLVLAVVGALFAASFAWLTAIGRLHEPVRLIGHSLAEAPTSAGRTR